A DNA window from Carnobacterium funditum DSM 5970 contains the following coding sequences:
- a CDS encoding histidine phosphatase family protein: protein MSKGCTFYFVRHGETYLNLYRRMQGWSNIQLTEKGRDDVRRSGKGLADVKFDAVYTSDLNRTIETAGIILEENKEADDLTIHAMPELREVFFGSFEALGVDEVWASINEVMGYPTVGDLWSRATVPERMNATKKADPYHHAENYLEFWTRIEKGLIELIKTHRDTGDTVLVVAHGNTIRYMLSGLVPELIDPQPLLNASVSKVSYYDGLYHLKSYNQIDHFKSLEKD, encoded by the coding sequence TTGAGTAAAGGATGTACATTCTATTTTGTTCGACACGGAGAAACTTATTTAAATTTATACAGAAGAATGCAAGGTTGGAGTAACATTCAACTAACTGAAAAAGGAAGAGATGATGTTCGAAGAAGCGGCAAAGGATTAGCAGATGTTAAATTTGATGCTGTTTATACGAGTGACCTTAATCGTACAATTGAGACAGCCGGTATTATTTTAGAAGAGAATAAAGAGGCCGACGATTTGACTATTCATGCTATGCCTGAATTGAGAGAAGTCTTCTTTGGATCATTTGAAGCTTTGGGTGTGGATGAAGTATGGGCGAGCATCAATGAAGTTATGGGCTATCCTACGGTTGGCGATTTATGGTCAAGAGCAACTGTACCTGAGCGAATGAATGCAACAAAAAAAGCAGATCCTTATCATCATGCTGAAAATTACCTTGAATTTTGGACGCGAATCGAAAAAGGATTAATAGAACTAATAAAAACTCATCGAGATACTGGTGATACGGTTTTAGTTGTAGCTCATGGCAACACGATACGTTATATGTTAAGTGGATTAGTACCAGAACTAATAGATCCTCAACCATTATTAAATGCAAGCGTGTCAAAAGTAAGTTACTATGATGGACTTTATCATTTAAAAAGCTACAATCAGATAGATCATTTTAAAAGTTTAGAAAAAGATTAA